From Hyla sarda isolate aHylSar1 chromosome 5, aHylSar1.hap1, whole genome shotgun sequence, a single genomic window includes:
- the LOC130273617 gene encoding carboxymethylenebutenolidase homolog isoform X2, which yields MSRTARIVKFPMANEAKPCPCELGDQFDYKGLGNEVQIDHIKAYISKPKTSTDKAIIVVQDVYGWKLPNTRYMADLLASHGYIAVLGDFFVGQEPWNSTYEDANFFKWLETRPPNKAYREVDAVLKYLKEKCQAKSIGVIGFCWGGIVTHYLMLKYPELKAGVAFYGLVREECEKYKLLNPTLFIFGENDPLIPLEQVSSLDQKLKEQSQAEYKVKVYPKQNHGFAHRRYEDINPDDKPYILEARKDMLEWLDKYVK from the exons ATTTCCAATGGCTAATGAAGCaaagccttgcccttgtgagctAGGAGATCAGTTTGACTATAAAGGTCTTGGAAATGAGGTTCAGATTGATCATATAAAAGCATACATCTCCAAACCAAAGACTAGCACTGATAAAGCCATAATTGTGGTTCAAGATGTTTATGGATGGAAGCTTCCAAACACAAGATATATGGCTGATCTTCTTGCTTCACATGGATACAT TGCTGTCCTGGGTGACTTTTTTGTGGGCCAGGAACCATGGAACTCAACGTATGAAGatgctaatttttttaaatggctgGAAACCCGACCACCAAATAAAGCATACAG AGAGGTTGATGCTGTGCTGAAATATTTAAAAGAGAAGTGTCAAGCAAAAAGTATTGGAGTGATTGGATTTTGTTGGGGTGGCATCGTAACCCATTATCTCATGCTAAAGTATCCTGAATTAAAGGCTGGAGTGGCGTTCTATG GTCTAGTCCGTGAAGAATGTGAAAAGTACAAGTTACTTAATCCAACATTGTtcatttttggtgaaaatgaTCCACTCATACCACTTGAACAG GTTTCATCTTTGGACCAAAAACTCAAGGAACAATCCCAGGCTGAATATAAAGTTAAAGTATATCCAAAGCAAAACCATGGTTTTGCCCATAGGAGGTATGAGGATATCAACCCTGATGACAAGCCATACATTCTAGAAGCAAGGAAGGACATGCTTGAGTGGCTGGATAAATATGTGAAGTAA
- the LOC130273617 gene encoding carboxymethylenebutenolidase homolog isoform X1 — protein sequence MSAPKVRLECQLEVKQGISAGSERFPMANEAKPCPCELGDQFDYKGLGNEVQIDHIKAYISKPKTSTDKAIIVVQDVYGWKLPNTRYMADLLASHGYIAVLGDFFVGQEPWNSTYEDANFFKWLETRPPNKAYREVDAVLKYLKEKCQAKSIGVIGFCWGGIVTHYLMLKYPELKAGVAFYGLVREECEKYKLLNPTLFIFGENDPLIPLEQVSSLDQKLKEQSQAEYKVKVYPKQNHGFAHRRYEDINPDDKPYILEARKDMLEWLDKYVK from the exons ATTTCCAATGGCTAATGAAGCaaagccttgcccttgtgagctAGGAGATCAGTTTGACTATAAAGGTCTTGGAAATGAGGTTCAGATTGATCATATAAAAGCATACATCTCCAAACCAAAGACTAGCACTGATAAAGCCATAATTGTGGTTCAAGATGTTTATGGATGGAAGCTTCCAAACACAAGATATATGGCTGATCTTCTTGCTTCACATGGATACAT TGCTGTCCTGGGTGACTTTTTTGTGGGCCAGGAACCATGGAACTCAACGTATGAAGatgctaatttttttaaatggctgGAAACCCGACCACCAAATAAAGCATACAG AGAGGTTGATGCTGTGCTGAAATATTTAAAAGAGAAGTGTCAAGCAAAAAGTATTGGAGTGATTGGATTTTGTTGGGGTGGCATCGTAACCCATTATCTCATGCTAAAGTATCCTGAATTAAAGGCTGGAGTGGCGTTCTATG GTCTAGTCCGTGAAGAATGTGAAAAGTACAAGTTACTTAATCCAACATTGTtcatttttggtgaaaatgaTCCACTCATACCACTTGAACAG GTTTCATCTTTGGACCAAAAACTCAAGGAACAATCCCAGGCTGAATATAAAGTTAAAGTATATCCAAAGCAAAACCATGGTTTTGCCCATAGGAGGTATGAGGATATCAACCCTGATGACAAGCCATACATTCTAGAAGCAAGGAAGGACATGCTTGAGTGGCTGGATAAATATGTGAAGTAA
- the LOC130273617 gene encoding carboxymethylenebutenolidase homolog isoform X3, translated as MANEAKPCPCELGDQFDYKGLGNEVQIDHIKAYISKPKTSTDKAIIVVQDVYGWKLPNTRYMADLLASHGYIAVLGDFFVGQEPWNSTYEDANFFKWLETRPPNKAYREVDAVLKYLKEKCQAKSIGVIGFCWGGIVTHYLMLKYPELKAGVAFYGLVREECEKYKLLNPTLFIFGENDPLIPLEQVSSLDQKLKEQSQAEYKVKVYPKQNHGFAHRRYEDINPDDKPYILEARKDMLEWLDKYVK; from the exons ATGGCTAATGAAGCaaagccttgcccttgtgagctAGGAGATCAGTTTGACTATAAAGGTCTTGGAAATGAGGTTCAGATTGATCATATAAAAGCATACATCTCCAAACCAAAGACTAGCACTGATAAAGCCATAATTGTGGTTCAAGATGTTTATGGATGGAAGCTTCCAAACACAAGATATATGGCTGATCTTCTTGCTTCACATGGATACAT TGCTGTCCTGGGTGACTTTTTTGTGGGCCAGGAACCATGGAACTCAACGTATGAAGatgctaatttttttaaatggctgGAAACCCGACCACCAAATAAAGCATACAG AGAGGTTGATGCTGTGCTGAAATATTTAAAAGAGAAGTGTCAAGCAAAAAGTATTGGAGTGATTGGATTTTGTTGGGGTGGCATCGTAACCCATTATCTCATGCTAAAGTATCCTGAATTAAAGGCTGGAGTGGCGTTCTATG GTCTAGTCCGTGAAGAATGTGAAAAGTACAAGTTACTTAATCCAACATTGTtcatttttggtgaaaatgaTCCACTCATACCACTTGAACAG GTTTCATCTTTGGACCAAAAACTCAAGGAACAATCCCAGGCTGAATATAAAGTTAAAGTATATCCAAAGCAAAACCATGGTTTTGCCCATAGGAGGTATGAGGATATCAACCCTGATGACAAGCCATACATTCTAGAAGCAAGGAAGGACATGCTTGAGTGGCTGGATAAATATGTGAAGTAA